From the Clarias gariepinus isolate MV-2021 ecotype Netherlands chromosome 3, CGAR_prim_01v2, whole genome shotgun sequence genome, one window contains:
- the dclk3 gene encoding LOW QUALITY PROTEIN: serine/threonine-protein kinase DCLK3 (The sequence of the model RefSeq protein was modified relative to this genomic sequence to represent the inferred CDS: inserted 1 base in 1 codon): MESGSSWCICTSKQSLQTHXLCVLFSDQRSKLPVCPNAAPRQGLPSYTFGSKTLRCPAAYRPLEKVGIGPCRWEEPVLRRASGYHGRHEESSPVRPRIVTVVRPCGEHNLRKISLLLNRRAVQTFELLMADVSEALGFPCWHSARARRLFSPAGQEIHSLSEFFRFGNAFLALGVGRPSIGEIQAALHELYPGIPGYCESLLRLWEQILRPKAAKTDSGFHDDVPQDDSSLNAALEAAMSQPPANHLQPFQAQVKHKDTGRRERQRGEWVEREDRRAHQPQTKEERRMTERKKEPVYCRSCRGVGQPIPPIVSKKSTKLEKSNNMNKALLSQDNRIKNPLQIKKTETDDLKNNPNNLQNKVLKLGAQAETLVEQDTPETQLVEQKDLWQELPPDGVQVSLEEIQRHYDIGGVVGDGNFAVVYKCHVRGCTQTFAMKTVDKAKLQGRGHMIQNEIALLRSLAHPRLVRLFRAHHTDTHVYLLMELVAGGDLFDAIAKCGKFSEPCAAGMIQDISEALEYIHDKSIVHRDIKPENLLVQRHSNGGINLKLADFGLAMIVTEPVFTVCGTPTYVAPEILAETGYGVAVDVWAMGVILYVLLSGFPPFRSPERNQEELFHLIQKGEVHFPSLYWDRVSEGAKVLIRALLEVNPTVRLTASQTLQNDWLRTAAQSVQEEATDPRSINSSKKETTKSGRRKHGALGNQPKVDTSAEIAQVAQTEGDTNKYRETNVDQKSPEKLSQARESNRNGHMLEVSVLVQKADAPE; encoded by the exons ATGGAAAGTGGCAG CTCATGGTGCATTTGTACCTCAAAGCAATCTCTACAAACCC gtttatgtgttttattttcagacCAAAGATCTAAACTGCCTGTGTGTCCGAATGCTGCCCCTCGACAAGGTCTCCCTTCGTACACATTCGGCTCCAAGACCCTAAGATGTCCTGCAGCCTACAGGCCCTTGGAAAAGGTTGGAATTGGCCCCTGTAGGTGGGAGGAGCCTGTGCTGCGTAGAGCAAGCGGTTATCATGGACGGCACGAAGAATCTAGTCCTGTGCGCCCACGTATTGTGACAGTGGTTCGGCCATGCGGCGAACACAACCTGCGGAAAATCTCTCTGCTGCTAAACCGACGTGCTGTACAGACATTTGAGCTGCTGATGGCCGACGTGTCAGAAGCTCTCGGCTTCCCGTGCTGGCACAGCGCTCGCGCTCGGCGCCTTTTCAGCCCTGCTGGGCAAGAGATACACAGCCTTTCTGAATTCTTCCGATTTGGCAACGCCTTCCTGGCCCTTGGAGTCGGCCGTCCGTCCATTGGTGAAATACAGGCTGCACTGCATGAGCTGTATCCTGGTATTCCAGGCTACTGTGAAAGCTTGTTGAGGTTGTGGGAGCAGATCCTGAGGCCTAAAGCTGCTAAGACTGATAGTGGGTTCCATGATGATGTCCCCCAAGATGATTCCTCTTTAAACGCGGCCCTTGAGGCAGCGATGTCCCAACCACCAGCCAATCATTTGCAGCCCTTCCAAGCACAAGTTAAGCACAAAGACACGGGCaggagagagaggcagagaggaGAATGGGTTGAAAGGGAGGATAGAAGAGCACACCAACCTCAAACAAAAGAGGAAAGGAGGATGACAGAAAGGAAGAAGGAGCCAGTTTATTGCCGAAGCTGTAGAGGAGTTGGGCAGCCTATTCCTCCAATCGTGAGCAAGAAGTCAACTAAATTGGAAAAGTCTAATAATATGAACAAAGCTCTTCTTTCCCAAGATAATAGGATCAAAAACCCATTGCAGATCAAAAAGACTGAAACAGACGATCtgaaaaataatccaaacaACCTCCAAAACAAAGTGCTAAAGTTGGGGGCCCAAGCAGAAACCCTGGTAGAACAGGACACGCCTGAAACTCAATTGGTAGAGCAGAAAGACCTGTGGCAGGAACTCCCACCTGATGGTGTGCAGGTCTCACTGGAGGAGATCCAGCGTCACTATGACATTGGGGGTGTGGTGGGAGATGGGAACTTTGCGGTGGTGTATAAGTGCCACGTGCGTGGCTGCACCCAAACCTTTGCCATGAAGACGGTGGACAAGGCAAAGCTGCAGGGCCGAGGTCACATGATACAGAACGAGATCGCCCTACTGCGCAGCCTGGCACACCCGCGCCTAGTGCGGCTATTCCGCGCgcatcacacagacacacacgtatACCTGTTAATGGAGCTGGTGGCTGGCGGCGATCTGTTTGATGCCATTGCCAAGTGTGGAAAATTCAGCGAGCCTTGTGCAGCTGGGATGATTCAGGACATCAGTGAGGCTCTGGAGTATATCCATGACAAGAGCATCGTACACAGAGACATAAAGCCTGAAAACCTTCTA GTCCAACGTCACAGCAATGGCGGTATAAATCTAAAGCTGGCTGATTTCGGATTAGCCATGATAGTGACAGAGCCAGTTTTCACTGTGTGTGGAACACCTACATATGTGGCTCCTGAAATACTTGCTGAGACAG GGTATGGTGTAGCAGTGGACGTCTGGGCAATGGGTGTGATCCTGTACGTGCTGctcagtgggtttcctccgttcCGCAGTCCAGAACGCAATCAGGAGGAACTCTTTCATCTCATCCAGAAAGGAGAGGTCCACTTTCCGTCGCTTTACTGGGACCGTGTGTCTGAGG GAGCTAAAGTTTTGATCAGGGCTCTGCTAGAAGTGAACCCCACTGTGAGACTGACAGCCAGTCAAACTCTTCAGAACGACTGGCTTCGGACAGCTGCACAGAGTGTCCAGGAGGAGGCGACAGACCCCAGAAGCATCAACAGCAGCAAGAAGGAAACAACTAAATCAGGACGCAGAAAACACGGGGCGTTGGGAAATCAGCCGAAAGTAGATACATCAGCAGAAATAGCTCAAGTGGCACAGACTGAAGGGGACACAAATAAATACAGGGAAACCAACGTGGACCAGAAAAGTCCAGAGAAACTATCACAAGCAAGAGAAAGCAACAGGAATGGTCACATGCTGGAGGTATCAGTATTAGTACAAAAAGCAGATGCACCTGAGTAG